The following coding sequences are from one Nicotiana tomentosiformis chromosome 3, ASM39032v3, whole genome shotgun sequence window:
- the LOC138908346 gene encoding uncharacterized protein, with the protein MHDFIIAEDSELWDVICDGPFVPMKTIGEPAVTVPKSRKEYSDTDRKSIEKNFRAKKILVCGIRPDEYNRISACQSTKEICEALQIAHEGTTQIKQSKIDMLTTEYELFRMKDDESIQDMHTRFTSIINELHSLGEIIPRNKLVRKILSVLPGSWESKINAITEAKDLQKLTIDELIGNLKTYEMKKKKDHKSKEPKREKNLVLKTDNNVSSCGDADMAYLTKRFQKMVLKNGDKAAKRNPVPDKRFKRKEVVDNVVKQTLVAWGYSSSESGEDDAQSDNSMMTVESEGANYYSIFALMAKSDDNELISLANILIDVFHSLINDRNAITTELREIEHERDDLVVVAVDLRETIESLKREKDILTERSANIEHERDDLLVILVDLKETIKELIRESRLMNTQKGK; encoded by the exons atgcatgattttatcatagCTGAAGATTCAGAGCTCTGGGATGTTATCTGCGATGGTCCCTTTGTTCCTATGAAAACCATTGGAGAACCAGCAGTGACAGTTCCCAAGTCTAGGAAGGAATACAGCGATACTGACCGCAAGTCTATAGAGAAGAACTTTCGAGCAAAGAAAATCCTCGTCTGTGGCATTCGGCCAGATGAATACAACAGGATTTCAGCGTGTCAATCTACCAAAGAGATCTGTGAAGCACTCCAAATAGCACACGAAGGGACAACTCAAATCAAGCAGTCGAAGATTGATATGCTAACcactgagtatgaactcttcaggatgaaagacgatgagtccattcaggacatgcacacTCGCTTCACCTCTATCATCAATGAGCTCCATTCCCTAGGAGAAATCATTCCAAGGAACAAACTTGTCAGAAAAATACTCAGTGTATTACCTGGTTCTTGGGAAAGCAAAATAAATGCTATCACAGAGGCAAAGGATCTACAAAAGctaaccattgatgaactcattggtaatttgaaaacttatgaaatgaagaagaaaaaggatcATAAGAGTAAAGAgcccaaaagggagaagaacctggtcctcaagacagacaacaatgTATCAAGTTGTGGGGATGctgatatggcttacttgacaaaGAGATTTCAGAAGATGGTCCTCAAAAATGGAG ACAAAGcagccaagaggaacccggttcctgacaAAAGATTTAAAAGAAAAGAAGTTGTTGATAATGTTGTGAAACAAACTCTTGTTGCATGGGGATACTCTTCTAGCGAATCTGGAGAAGATGATGCACAAAGTGACAACTCCATGATGACAGTAGAAAGTGAAGGAGCTAATTATTATTCCATTTTTGCTCTGATGGCAAAATCTGACGATAATGAG CTTATATCTTTGGCTAATATTTTAATTGATGTTTTTCATAGTCTCATTAATGATAGAAATGCAATAACCACGGAACTAAGAGAAATAGAACACGAGAGAGATGATCTAGTAGTGGTTGCGGTTGATCTAAGAGAGACCATTGAGAGTTTAAAAAGGGAAAAGGATATTTTGACTGAGAGAAGTGCAAACatagagcatgagagagatgacctgTTGGTAATACTTGTAGACCTAAAGGAAACAATTAAGGAACTCATAAGGGAAAGTAGGCTTATGAACACTCAAAAGGGAAAGtaa
- the LOC138908347 gene encoding uncharacterized protein, translating to MDQISGAPPVLKGPDSKKYTQLLFTPSATPELIPKRFKMPYVLKYDGTSDPQEHITTYTTVMKGNDLAPHDIESFLLKKFGETLTNGALTWYSLLPEHSIDSFEMLADPFIKAHAGARKAKGWDQEKNKEKSKNDFNKDRRSSRGRFFPYERAVGHGRGFQSVDKFAADRRTDRGQNNRSLQDKETTGSRDFSYPRLSKYNFNVSIVELVLAMRNIKEARFLKPIRSDPNQRDPNLGCKYHGTNGHRTGDCRHLYDEVAILLKNDHLGECLSDLAKNIYGHGCDNAEPSKAGDDPPCLTINIILGGNEINDVTFSAAKKTKVLVTHSKRLREVAEENITFTEEDADGLLLLHNYALVISLNVLNFKIKRVPVDPGSSANIIQWRVLEQAKLTESIIPAMKLLAGFNMASVTTLREILLPTNTEGVMKTTLFEVVDGDMGYNIIPGRPWLHETKVVPSTYHQLLKFPTNKGIKQIRSGQPKAREMNAISVSSSKGKEHEA from the exons ATGGATCAAATTTCTGGTGCACCACCAGTGCTGAAAGggccggactcaaagaagtacacaCAATTGCTATTCACACCAAGCGCGACACCAGAATTGATCCCGAAGCGGTTTAAAATGCCATACGTTctgaagtatgatgggacttcagatcctcaggagcacatcacTACCTATACAACGGTGATGAAGGGGAATGATTTAGCTCCCCACGATATTGAGTCATTCTTACtgaagaaattcggggagacTCTTACGAATGGAgccctgacatggtattcgcTGTTGCCCGAGCACtccatagactcctttgagatgctcgcagaccctttcatcaaggcccatgccggggctaGAAAG GCCAAGGGTTGGGACCaggagaagaataaagagaaatcGAAAAATGACTTCAACAAAGATCGACGGTCTTCAAGGGGTCGGTTTTTTCCCTATGAACGGGCCGTAGGACATGGCAGAGGTTTTCAATCGGTGGATAAATTCGCTGCTGATAGGAGAACTGATCGTGGCCAAAATAACAGGTCGTTACAGGACAAGGAGACAACAGGTTCTCGAGATTTTTCCTACCCCAGGCTTTCCAAATACAACTTCAATGTCAGCATTGTGGAGCTGGTGTtggctatgaggaacattaaagaagcacgattTCTGAAGCCAATAAGATCTGATCCTaaccaaagggatcctaatttgGGGTGCAAATACCATGGGACAAACggccaccggactggggactgtCGACATCTGTACGATGAGGTGGCGATATTGCTGAAGAATGACCATCTCGGGGAATGTTTGAGTGATCTGGCTAAAAATATTTACGGCCACGGTTGCGATAACGCTGAGCCTTCGAAAGCAGGAGATGATCCTCCATGTTTGACGATCAATATAATTTTGGGGGGAAACGAGATTAATGACGTAACATTTTCGGCGGCAAAAAAAACAAAGGTGTTGGTAACCCATAGCAAAAGACTTCGGGAAGTCGCCGAGGAAAACattactttcacggaggaagacgcgGATGGACTGCTGCTACTGCATAACTACGCCTTGGTAATCTCTCTAAATgtcttaaattttaaaattaaacgtgttccGGTGGACCCAGGAAGTTCAGCCAATATTATCCAGTGGAGGGTGCTGGAGCAAGCCAAGCTCACCGAAAGTATCATTCCGGCCATGAAACTTCTCGCAGGGTTCAATATGGCAAGTGTGACAACCCTAAGAGAGATCTTGTTGCCTACAAATACCGAGGGGGTGATGAAGACGACCCTTTTCGAGGTAGTGGATGGAGATATGGGTTATAATATCATCCCGGGgagaccatggttgcacgagacgaaggttgtgccatcaacatatcatcagttgctgaaattcccaactaataagggaattaaacaaataagaagTGGCCAACCAaaggcaagggagatgaatgcaatctcagtctccagtagcaaagggaaggagcatgaGGCATAA